The genome window CTCTATTAGTTGACTGAGAACTGGTTCTAATAAAATCTGCGCTAAACAAACTGTATCATCACACTGCGTATAATTGATAAAAATAGGTTCTTTCTTACCCTCTATAAATAGTTGAATAGGAACATTTATATCAGCGTCTGGAAGCATCCGTAAAAGCATAACTGCTTGACCGCTCTTCGTTAATACAAGAGACCAACTAAAAATCGTATGATCTTCTTCATCATGAATCGTCTGCGTCACATTGCACACCCCCTGTCCAAGTGACGGATTTTCATCACAAAGCAGAGTCCAATGATAAAACTGCATAATAACTCGGCGCACCTCCCCTGGTTCACCACTAGGAACAGATAACCGAGGAGGATGTACAGTGTAAACACAATTATCCTCATGAGCAAAACCTGCGTTACTTACTAACGAGGAAAAAATCAATAAACAGCCAAAAACAATATTATGAAATTTTATCATTAATTTAAAGTAACACTCAACCCTGCACCAATGCCCCAATGCCGTCCAGTATTTGTCATAGAAAAAATTAGACCTTATTTTACCATCTTCTGATGTATAGCCAGCACCAAAAGCAAATGCTGACTGACTCCGCCAGAGGCCACTCCCAAACGCAATACTGAGCGCTCCAGGTGTATCGTCATAACGCAAATTAGCAACAGCCAAACCGATCGCAGCAGATTGTCGTGCTTCCTTTTTTGCATCTTCAACAGCATAACTTAAAGTATCAAATCTCATATCAGTGTATTTCTTTGATTCCTCAAGCACAATCTCCGTCTGTTCCTTAGTGTATTCATACAGCTGGCCACCATTAATTGCTTGTTTTGAACCTTCTTCGATTTTGCCATCAGCTACATTGTCAATTAAAACAGGTTTTCCCTCATCACCACCCTGTAGAGTAATACTGTTAGTTTTTTTGCCATTCTCATCTTTATCATAAACAACAGCAGCACCGTTATTCGCGCCATCAATTGAATTTTCAAGATCATTTATCTTATTCTCAAGATCATTCTTAACATCCCAAAGCTGACCACCATTGACAGCATCTTTTGAACCTTCTTCAACCTTACCATCAGCTACATTTACGATAGAACTAGGTTTCCCACCATGACTAGCATCATATGCACCTTCTTTTTCATTCCAATTTAGAGAATTATTATTCCCACCATGACCTTGTTCAAGATCATTAATACGATTATTAAGTCCTGCTATAGTTTCGTTCATGCCATTAAAAGCATCTCCAACATTATTATAGGACTTCCTTGAAGAAAGAGAACCATCAGCTAGAAATTGAATGACATTAAAGACAGGATTGGTCCACCGTTCGTTATTAAACTCAGCACCACCACCAAAATAAGAAGCAAGCTGTTTATTTAAAGAATATAATTGGTTCCCTGTGATGGCTTCTGTTGATTGATCGGTAATACTTCCATCCAAAAGGAACTTAAGTTTACTTTTTTTGTTTTCATCACCTTCCCTATGAAGAGCGACAAATGCGCCATCTTTTTCGCTCCATACCAGCGCATTTTCTCCAACTTTAGAGACATCATTCTTAATCTGTGTCAACGATAGATCAACACCTGAAAAAGCAGCTGCTACATTATGGTAATCACTGCCTTGGATCGTAAAAGTCGGTGCTGTATTTGCTCCACCATTGACACCAATAACGGCACCACCACCAAAATAATTTTCTACCGACTTATTTATGCTGTGAATCTGACGACCCGTGACAACATAATTCGATTTCTCATCAATCTGACCATCTGCTACATTCGCAATTAATGCAAGCTTTCCACCGTGACTAGCATCATACGCTCCTAAAGGCTTTCCTGTATTGGGATCCGTAGGCCCTATATCTTTATTCCAACTTAAAGCATTATCATTCTCACCTTGTGTAATACCAGCAAGATCTTTTTTAATCTGTGCAAGTGATAAATCAACACCTGAAAAAGCAGCTGAAACATTACGATAATCCGTGCCTTGAATCGTAAAAGTCGGTGCTGTATTTGCTCCACCATTGACACCAATAACGGCACCACCACCAAAATAATTTTCTACCGACTTATTTATGCTGTGAATCTGACGACCCGTGACAACATAATTCGATTTCTCATCAATCTGACCATCTGCTACATTCGTAATTAATGCAAGTTTTCCACCGTGACTAGCATCATACGCTCCTAAAGGCTTTCCTGTGCTAGGATCCGTAGGCCCTATATCTTTATTCCAACTTAAAGCATTATCATTCCCACCTTGTGTAATACCGGCAAGATCTTTTTTAATCTGTGTCAACGATAGATCAACACCTGAAAAAGCAGCTGAAACATTACGATAATCCGTGCCTTGGATCGTAAAAGTCGGTGCTGTATTTGCTCCACCATTCACACCAATAACGGCACCACCACCAAAATAATCTTCCACTGACTTATTTATGCTGTGAATCTGACGACCCGTGACAACATAATTCGATTTCTCATCAATCTGACCATCTGCTACATTCGCAATTAATGCAAGCTTTCCACCGTGACTAGCATCATACGCTCCTAAAGGTTTTCCTGTGCTAGGATCCGTAAGCCCTATATCTTTATTCCAACTTAAAGCATTATCATTCTCACCCTGTGTAATACCAGCAAGATCTTTTTTAATCTGTGTCAACGATAGATCAACACCTGAAAAAGCAGCTGAAACATTACGATAATCCGTGCCTTGGATCGTAAAAGTCGGTGCTGTATTTGCTCCACCATTGACACCAATAACGGCACCACCACCAAAATAATTTTCTACCGACTTATTTATGCTGTGAATCTGACGACCCGTGACAACATAATTCGATTTCTCATCAATCTGACCATCTGCTACATTCGCAATCAATGCAAGTTTTCCACCGTGACTAGCATCATACGCTCCTAAAGGCTTTCCTGTGCTAGGATCCGTAAGCCCTATATCTTTATTCCAACTTAAAGCATTATCATTCTCACCCTGTGTAATACCGGCAAGATCTTTTTTAATCTGTGCAAGTGATAAATCAACACCTGAAAAAGCAGCTGAAACGTTACGATAATCCGTGCCTTGAATCGTAAAAGTCGGTGCTGTATTTGCTCCACCATTGACACCAATAACGGCACCACCACCAAAATAATTTTCTACCGACTTATTTATGCTGTGAATCTGACGACCCGTGACAACATAATTCGATTTCTCATCAATCTGACCATCTGCTACATTCGTAATTAATGCAAGTTTTCCACCGTGACTAGCATCATACGCTCCTAAAGGCTTTCCTGTGCTAGGATCCGTAGGCCCTATATCTTTATTCCAACTTAAAGCATTATCATTCCCACCTTGTGTAATACCGGCAAGATCTTTTTTAATCTGTGTCAACGATAGATCAACACCTGAAAAAGCAGCTGAAACATTACGATAATCCGTGCCTTGGATCGTAAAAGTCGGTGCTGTATTTGCTCCACCATTCACACCAATAACGGCACCACCACCAAAATAATCTTCCACTGACTTATTTATGCTGTGAATCTGACGACCCGTGACAACATAATTCGATTTCTCATCAATCTGACCATCTGCTACATTCGCAATCAATGCAAGCTTTCCACCGTGACTAGCATCATACGCTCCTAAAGGCTTTCCTGTGCTAGGATCCGTAAGCCCTATATCTTTATTCCAACTTAAAGCATTATCATTCCCACCTTGTGTAATACCGGCAAGATCTTTTTTAATCTGTGCAAGTGATAAATCAACACCTGAAAAAGCAGCTGAAACGTTACGATAATTCGTGCCTTGGATCTTAAAAATTGGTGCTGTATTTGCTCCACCATTGACACCAATAACGGCACCACCACCAAAATAATTTTCTACCGCCTTATTTATATTAAAAATCTGACTGCCTGTCATAGCATGATCTGATGACGCATTAATTTGGCCTTCCTTAACCCCTCTAAGTATCCGCTTCATGCCATTACTGTGACCAATAGTTATCGAGGTAACGCGCCCTATATTTACCCCAGCCCAACCGATAGCAAGTTCAGACCCTCCAACACCAGCATCCGCACGAAATCTAATGTAGCTTTCTACCTCCTGCTTAAATGCACTCAATTGGAACATATTTACTGCATCGTTATCAGCAATACCATTTTGAACCCCTCTAAGTATCCGCTTAGTGCCATTACTATGACCTATGTTTATCAAGTTAACACGTCCTGCATCTACCCCAGAAAAACCAATAGAAATTTCAGAGCCCCCATTTATACCACCCCCCTTACGAAAACTAAAAAAATTGTTATCTTCTGTCCACTGTCTTAACGCTTTTAGCTGTGCCACATTTACTGCTTCATTATCCTCGCGACCAGCTGCTACCCCAGTTATTTGTCGCGAAGTTCCATTCGCTGTATTTCCAATACCAAGTTCACCGTGTGAACTTTTCCAATACTGATCATTCTTAGTTGAAATAGTATTGGTTATGGGATCGTAACCATAAACACCAGGTCCACGAATAGCTTGAGACTCATAGCCTAAAGCAACAGACCCCATTCCAAGAGCCTTGCTATAAACACCTATACACATTACGTTGCTAGAACCTGTACATAATAAATCATTAACACTTCTACTATTGGCAGATTGTAATCTCAAAGCCTCATCATGAAAATCAGCTACATGAAGAGAGACATCATCACGGTTATCATTATTCCTATTTCTCACAATAGAAATTAACGTAGTAGGATCACTGCCTACAGTACTAATAATTAACCTGTCATCACCTTTTTGATGCGTTTCCTCTTCCCCTTCTTCCGTTTTTATTACATTTTTATAATCACGAATACGCTCTTTTTCTTCACCCTGTAATGCATTTGGATACACTGCATCCACTGTTGCATCCTCTTCACGACTTACTGTAGAAGCTGTCATTTTCCACGATTTACTCCTCCTAACACCACTGGGAAAAAATAGATTAATTCCCCTTACATCATCACCTTCCTGTGTACGATCAAAAATTATAGAAGCATCATACCCCTCATTATTGCTGGATATTTTTGAAATAAATTTATTTTTCTCATGAGGAATTTCATTAAAAGTTTCTAACATTTCTACATTTTTTTCCGCGGTAGCAAAACCATCTGCAATGGTTGGGGATCCATTGAGCAAAAGTGTTACCATTGTAGTCCCGAATACAGTGGCCTTCAAAAGAGGTAGACGGTCAACAGGGAAAATATCTTTTGATTTGTTTGCTTTTAATATCGAAAGGATCTTCATTGTTCCTCCGGGGTTAGCAATGTGTGCTGTAAAAGTAGGGTTGCATGGTTAAGCAGAATTTCATGGAAATTCTAATGAATAGTGGCGCAGAAATTCGCAATTCCGATGCTGGATTTGTTGTTACATCGGTTTCTTGCAAGGTAATTCTGATATTATTGAGGATTATTGCTCATTGGATTAGGGGAATGCAGGAAGATTTCTTGTGTTCTTTGTAAATTTCCCGTTGCCATTTTCCTAGAAGAAGCTTTCCTTTAGGATTTTTTCGACACAACCGGGCGAACAGCCACCACCAGCCCTAGGAGACATGCGCTTCTTGAAAAAGCGACTTCTCCTACCAGATCTCTTAGAGCTAAGATATAATGCAGAGCTTACTGTACAGCATCACAATTCCCCCTTCAGGATACAGGCAGCCTTTCCACAAAAAAGGCATCTCCCACCCTTATAGAGGAGATCCGGAAAATAGCAAGAAAAAAATAATTCCCGTTATTATAAAGCAAGTTACAAATTGCCACTCACAGGTATTTGTTCTCCTACAACTCAAATGGAGGAGAACTCTCTTAACCGTATCCCCAAATAGATTAGAATTTAGTGAATATTACGCATAACATATTTCTGAAATTGTAGAATATTTAAGTCAATTCAAAGTGATGCTTAATCCAGCACCTATACCCCAATACCCTCCAGCACTTGTTGCTGAAAAATTAGAAAGAATGTTCCCATCTTCAGATGTATACCCAGTACCAAAAGAAAGCGCTGATTGACTGCGCCACAGACCACTTCCAAACGCAACGCTTAATTTACCCGGGGTATCATTATAACGCAAATTGGATACAGCCAAACTGATTGCAGCAGCCTGTCTTGCTTCTTTTGTTGCGTTTTCAATACCATAATTTAAAGTATTAAATTTCATATCAGTGTAATCTTTAGCTCGAGAAACTGCCTCGTTTATTACATTCTTTACTTTTTTATCCGTATATTTTTTTGCTTTATCAAAGATAATTTCCACTTGTTCTTGAGCATAATCATGTAATTGTCCACCATTAATTGCTTGTTTTGAACCATTTTCAATTTTACCATCGGCAACATTATCAATAACAACAGGTTCGCTTTCATTACCGCCTTTTAAGGTAATTGTGTTCGTTTTCTTACCATTTCCATCTTTATCGTAGTTAACACTACCATCCTTGGCTACAACATCTTTTATGATATCTTTCATATCATC of Bartonella ancashensis contains these proteins:
- a CDS encoding invasion associated locus B family protein; protein product: MIKFHNIVFGCLLIFSSLVSNAGFAHEDNCVYTVHPPRLSVPSGEPGEVRRVIMQFYHWTLLCDENPSLGQGVCNVTQTIHDEEDHTIFSWSLVLTKSGQAVMLLRMLPDADINVPIQLFIEGKKEPIFINYTQCDDTVCLAQILLEPVLSQLIEQESSVRIFYQLKDEKKFVFMAPFKGLREALTSLQR